Part of the Polyodon spathula isolate WHYD16114869_AA chromosome 18, ASM1765450v1, whole genome shotgun sequence genome, caattcaattcattaCCTGGCCCGAGAAACGATCCCAGAAACTCCTGCCCAGCTGGGATAGGACCGGATCCAAACGCATCAAAAGCTGccaatcagcaaaaaaaaaaaaaaaccacagaatcAGCAAAACGATTGCCCTGGATCCTCCCACTGCTGTTAGATCTTACAATCAAAAACCCACTGTTGTCTATCAAAGCCATGATGGATACACTGAGCACCTCACAGGTTTGTATCTTGTTCTTAAacgtatatttttttatttgaaaaacagaatgcAACAGAAAGATGAAATCATTCAGAATTCATAAATTAATGAAATACCTGGGAGCACCGGACTGGGTACTGGAATATTTCCACTCAACTAATATTCAGCTTACTGATTATCACATGTGTCCTTCCCCTCACAGGTGATTTATCATGAGGATTATATCTCTATGGAGATTCATCAGAGCAATCACTGCACTGGGCTCCAAGGTCgtggtcaattcctgtttttcaattccaattgcaATTCCAATGCCAATTTTAAAactaattccaattccaatttctTTGAAAGAGTTGGAATTCATATTTTGGAGAAATAATATTTTTAGCGATTGTtacactgctttcatttgaagccaatttaaattGACAAACAGTGATTTAAATTGAAGTGATTTGTTGACACTGTGAGAAGCTTCTTTTAGCAGAATTCCTCTTAATCACAATTTTGAGCAATCAAGTGTGGGGATTGATTaaaatgggaattggaattgggaattgattttaaaaaggaattgactCCCAACCCTGCTGGCCTTTAATGCATGCTTGAGTACAATGACTGAATAGGATTTTCTTTTTCCCGCTCGCGTACGACCTCCCTTCACACTCAGCTCTGCCTAGTGCTTCCATCACAGCTGATACACAGAGTGGCGCAGGTCACCTTCACCTGGCGAGGGGCAGGGGGATGAGGACAGGGCTGCCTTCCTGGGGGTGGACTGAGCGGACGCCGGCTTGCTGTCTGGTTGAGGCCTGTGGGAGGGCGAGGCTGGGGTGCTCGCTCCGAACAGGTCGCTCAGCAGGTCCGCGTTGGTGGGGGGAGGCTGCTGCTGTCCGGCGAAGGCCTTTTCCCCCAGACCCCCGTCCAGACCCAGGAGGTCCACGTCTTCAAGGAGCTGTGGAGGGGTTGCGGGCGTGGGAGTGGGTTGGGCCTCCTGCCTCTTGCTGCTCTTCGGCGTGCCCTGCTGCTGTGGAGGCTGCTTCTCGTTGCTGGTGTTGCTCTGCTGGCTGGAGAGAGACAGGAGCTCGTCGTCAGAGGGTTCACTGTCTTCATGCATCAGCGCCGCTTTGTCTTCAGTGCTGGGGTGGCCCTTACTGGGATCTGAGAAATAACAATAGCAGCAGGAGGCTCATGACAATGGCTTCTCTACCTGGTGAAGGCCACAGGTCTGCTTTGGAAAACAGACAACACAGGAGCGGTGACCTCTGTGACTCTAATACGAGCTACAGTAGGCTAAACACTGCAATTAGAAGAGCGCTGGGGACATGGAAGGTTAATTCTTGTAGGTTCAGGATAAGCAAATGGATTGGAGCAGCTACATTAAAGGTGTGTTACATTGTGGTGTCCTGTAATGCACCTTATCATTCAAACTCCTCCATATCTAGGTTATCTTGTAAGAATAAAACACACTGAATTACAGACagcacttaaatatatatattgcatgttcTGTTTCTGGAGTATTGAACTGTGTTCTGGGAGTCAGAAGTACATTTAAGGCAGTGCTCCTTGTAGGAGTGTTTAAACACAGGTGCTCAGTTGCCCAGGACCACCTGCTTGCTCTACATTGTGCCCGCTCTGCATTGTGCCCGCTCTGCATTGTGCCCGCTCTACAGTGTGCCAGCTATGCAGTGTGCTAGCTCTACAGTGTGCCAGCTCTGCATTGTGCCCGCTCTGCATTGTGCCCGCTCTGCATTGTGCCAGCTCTACAGTGTGCCAGCTCTACAGTGTGCCCGCTCTGCATTGTGCCCGCTCTACAGTGTGCCAGCTCTACAGTGTGCTAGCTCTACATTGTGCCAGCTCTACAGTGTACCAGCTCTACAGTGTGCCAGCTCTACAGTGTGCTAGCTCTACAGTGTGCCAGCTCTACAGTGTGCTAGCTCTACAGTGTGCCAGCTCTACAGTGTGCTAGCTCTGCAGTGTGCCAGCTCTACAGTGTGCCAGCTATGCAGTATGCCAGCTCTACAGTGTGCCAGCTCTGCATTGTGCCAGCTCTACAATGTGCCAGCTCTACAGTGTGCCAGCTCTGCAGTGTGCCAGCTCTACAGTGTGCCAGCTCTGCAGTGTGCCAGCTCTACAGTGTGCCAGCTCTACAGTGTGCTAGCTCTGCATTGTGCCAGCTCTACAGTGTGCCAGCTCTACAGTGTGCCCGCTCTGCAGTGTGCCAGCTCTGCAGTGTGCCAGCCTTACAGTGTGCCAGCTCTACAGTGTGCCAGCTCTGCAGCTTGCTCCCTCTCCAGAGGTTACCTTGCCAGGGTGTGGAGGAGAAGAAAGTGGTCTGTCCAGCGCCAGCATTCCTTAAGTTATCTTGATGTGGCTCTTTATCGCCTGAAAGTGGCCTACCTGGAGTGGACAATATTTAAAcgtttatttaatttatgaatTCATGAATAGGAATGAGCACAAAGCTCAGATTTGAAATTCCTGGGCCGCAATGACAATGTCTGGCCACTGGGAGGCTCTAACCGCTATGCAGAGATcttcaaaaaaaccaaaaactaaaagGTAGGTGTTCCAGATAATGCACCTCACCCAATGATTTCAGCTTTACAGCTTCTGTGCACATTTTGTCACGTTAACAGATGCCAGTAACACAGGTGTCTTTCGATTAGTTTCATCTGCTGCCCTTTCAGGAGCAAAACAACCAAGAAGACCACACTGAAAACTGCTGATTCAGAGCAGAGACAGGTGACAAGAATACCAGACCGCACTAAAAACTGCTGATTCAGAGCAGAGACAGGTGACAAGAATACCAGGTCGCACTGTGACAGAAAGGGTGTTACCTACCTAAAAAAGGAGCACTTTAGAGGATAACAGACAGCTGGCACTGAGGAGACGAGGACCAGCTTAAAAGACTGCTAAACAGCAGCAGACAGACTAGCCTCCAATGAaggtaaacacattttgttttaacatgctCTGAAGGAAGATGTTAAGAAACTTTACTAATTAGGGAAGTTATAACCCATACAGTATATGGTGTGAGTTGGCATATTTCCagatttgctgtttttaaaaggcaGAGCTAAAGAACGGTCCACTCGCAGCATATGGATGCAGCCCCGTTAGGTTTGTGAGTAAAGCTGCCTCCCATCTTACCTCCTACTGCCAGCGCGTCCTGGTGCTCCTGGTGGCAGGAGAAGAGGATGCTGGGACTGAGATCCTTGGTGGGGAAATGCTCCCAGGGGGAGGTCAGGTCCATTTGCTTATCGGCAGCCTCCACCTCAATCTCCAGCACCACGTGGAACAGCTGAGGGTACTTATCCGGGGAATCACAGGCATCCAGCTCGGGTCTGAGGAAACAAGGACAGAGATTAAAGACAATCACAAGcaatgtatataatatacaatattacCCAAGAATCCAGGGCTGTGCACTGGAGACTACAATCTACTGTAGTTATCCAGGGAGCAGCGATAGCACTGGCAGTGGCTGACTGGTGCTTGTGGCTAAAAAGACGAATCAGATCATTTTAATTCATCAAGAGCAGCATGCAGTACATTGTACAAACATTCCAATATTCATTCATGCACATTCATGTGCTGAGTGCAGCTAGTGCCACATGTGCAATTGCTTTTCATTAACTAATAATATCCACTAAATTCCTTCCTCTGGGTTTTAAGTGTCAAGGCTTATTTCCAGAActgttgtagtttttaaaacattaacttcATTAGACCAAAAACCTGATTTAGGCCAAATGTATTTTGTAGCTATCCGAGCTGAAGGATTACATGTAGGGTGTAGCCAATTTGTTCATGAACCAGTGAAATGCAAAGGCACTCTGAAACTCCCATTCCTTCGTGGTACTGTTTCTTATTCTCCAGTTTTCGTTCCTGTAAAAACCCACACAATTAGACGTTGTTTGATTTGCGGTTTGACTTTCTCTTTCAAACAGCGTCCCCAGTTTcaacgtgtctttttttttagaaaatgaaaacactaaCTGTGCCAAACTGACAATGTATTTTAGGCGTCTGGTGTTTGCAATGACTGCAATGCCTCTGCTCAGAATTCTGTAAATGCCACAGCAACAGTAGATGATTCATGACATGTCATTCCAAACAAAAGCCCATTCAAAGTGAGCTTAGAGGACTTTTaatgatgcatttaaaaatatatgtttatttctaTGGTTTCATCAGTGTTGTTGCTGTGAAAAGGGGTGGGTCTTTACAAGTTTAGCTGTATTTAGCTTGTAAAGTCTATGAATTAGACAGACAGACTTACTTTGTAAACTTTAGCACTGTCGTTCCAGGAGCAATGAATCCAGTATGAAACTGTAACTGGAATATCTGTGTGCTTGTCAactaaaaaagaaatgaagaaagaaaagaaagactgAATTCATTTGCAGCTCTAGTTGATTTGAAAAATAACTATCTACTGTTTTTTGAAAGCGGTAAAACACCTATTAACAAAACTAAAGCCAAACTTGGGAGTGCTAATGGATAGTGGAATTGCAAACCCCTGGTCAAATCATTCCCTACCTTGGCCTGAAGTCTTCCTCCAATAGTGGATCTCATGTGAAACAGTGAAACAACCACATCCCCGTGCACACTGACCCCCAGAGGAATCATCACCTTCCCTTCCATGACTTTGTGCTCCCTTTAAAAAAAGCAGTGTGTTCAATACAATCTAActctctacagtatataaaaagcatgaTTAGTCAAATCTTTCAAGCACTTTGTGCTGTATACACGCTGGGGTCTAATATTATTGATCAAAATCTTAATACAGCTGTCATCTAGAAATCTGCTGGTAGCatactgctgtgcactagatggcgctggtgcttactaatataacactttggctgatctagcctacatacAGATGTCTATGGCAGCAGCTTGTGAGTTCATAACCAAAGAACCTTAACAATGCAtcttatcaaaaaataaatagacaatacTTCAGAAATAGGAACGCCTTATATCTTCAAATTCACTGTGGAGCGTTTGCCTGAAACAGCTGCAGCATTTGCTCAAGGAAGCGTTTGTTAGAAGTACAGTAGTAAGGTTTGAGGGTGGCATCCTCCTTTGATGTCACTAAGAATAACTGCATAAAAAAGGTAAGGGAACAGCGAAACAACAAAAGAAATGCCTTAATAATTACTGTTACCTGAAGGAACTCCAGGAGCTCcagcaataacaacaaaacagatTTAGTTCACTACTGCTGAAGAGGCACAGTATCGGCTCCCTGTTTTACTCTGTAGCTACTGTCATGTATAGCATCTTCCTCTAGGGCGACGAGGGATTCTTGCCAGGGTGTGTTTGACTGAAGAGAATGAGCTCCGCCAGGGCAGTATCCCTTACCTCATTCTCTCATACTCCTGTGCTGTTGAGAATATCTTTGTTTCTCCAATGAGGATGTCACAGAAAGGTCGACAACCAGTGCGTTGTTTGTTGAAGCTCGGGACAGGGCTCATAGTAACGGACTTTATAATGAGAGCCTTGCAGTGAGGCAGTGTGGGTTTCTCAGACACCATCCTGCAGACATAATCTATGTATCTGcaacagcaaaacagcaaaacatgagGAGAGCAAACCGGTACATAGTCAATTCTACATTGTATTTAATAGCAGGCCTGGTTAGAGAAAAATGAGAGAGCAACACAGGCAGCACACAAGATTGTAACCTCTGTGATCATTAAATCCTTGGATGATTGATCCCAGCATAGCCGCTTAGATTAGTcaaagccctacctcctgtgtgAAGGCCAAAGCGCAGAGCCAGGTCTCTTGGAGTTCAGTAACTGAATAGCAGGAAGCGGATTGTTGAAGAGGTGACAGAAGCAGAACATTGCACAGACCAGAACGCCTGAGGGAGCTCGGCCATCCTTAGACAATAGTATGAAAAAAGAGCGATCAAGTACACAATATCTGAGAATGGTACGCTCTGGCCAGCATGCACAGCATGATGACACCAGTGCAAGTACACAGGAGCGGTGCGCAAGCAAATCTCAATGTGGCTGAATTATGAACTATGGTACATAttactatcattattattattattagtggtagtatttatttgtgttttttaactgCAATATTAAATTAAGGTAGTCATAttcatgtgttttgttgtgctgacacacatacatatatagcgAGAGAGACTCATATCGTATTGTATAATGTTATACATGTAGAGACTTTTCTAAGTGAAGCAATACTAATTCaagaaaatacatacagcagACTCCACAGTTAAAAAGGCACGAGAATAGATTTTAAACTCATCAGTCCTTGACCTGCAGAATAACACTTTATTTCTGCAAACTTTCGGCAGGAAGGAGTACACATCCCCAATCCTGATTCCTAAATCCTGTTAATGGCCCTGTACACAAACCTAACCAATACATCTACCTGTACAAGCACATTCCTCAAGCCCCGATGAACAATGCATGAAGGAGCGCACAAGCACAGCCAGCTCTCTGAGGTCTCGTCTTACCATGCAGTGAATGACGCAGACGTTCTTGGGGTTCTGTTGTAAAAAATTGTGCATATTCTTACACACAGCAAACAGGTTGTGTAAACTAGGGGCTTGTCTGGAGGGCCAGCTGCACTCGGACACCTGCAAAAGAACAGTCCGGTCAGCCAGTCTTCAGTTTGCCCATTAATCTGTACTCGTTTTATATGAGTGGCCACTCACCCTGTTGTGAAACCTGGCAGTGCGGTACAGTTTCTGTGACAGATTGAAGACTGTGTAGTGATCCATGTGCCTGGAGTCTAGGAACAATCGAACATCTTCAATATGGTTCCTGTATCCAATCTCTACAGCCTCGGCAGGGTATGACATCACTGTGTGCGGAGGGCAGAGATTAAACAGTTTTACATTGCCATTATGCCATTCATAACCCATTCCAGTAGGGTACCATGACTGTCATCCATTAACAGGAGAATAGTATCTATTATATAGAGAAAGCCCATGCAAAGTTTCATCAAAATTGAACATGTGGTTCCCAATCAGGTGTCACTACAGCGAAGAAGAAAATTCACAGCATGAGGGATAAATTCACGGTGCCAACAAAAggattccagtaaatcttatccaACATATATTGCTGTATTTCCATTGGTATCAGATTTTTTCAAATTTATATTTATTGAACGCTTCAATGCTGCACTTCCAGCCAACTTCCTAAAGTTCCATGAAGGAATGAAGTCTCTATTGAAAACACATCAGTCATTGGGATAGCAGTGACTGGTACTCCATTGCAAGCCATCGCTTCTGGATTCTGGGAGTTtgacttattttaaagaaaatgaatggcaaacacagactgttaatttattttatttttttttattctagagaaatatgtatttatagaaGAGTCATTGTCTAAAAAAACAATACGTTCAGAACTACAAAGGCTCAAACTCCCAGAACCAACTCACATGTGTCAGATGCAGTCCTTCAATGGGCAGTACAGCATGGAAAACACTGCAAGATGTGTTCGACAATTATActgtttataaatgcaataaaaaaaaatctaatatacgTTGAAGATAATGTGTGCCTCCTTGATATCGAAAATGTGAACTTAATGTGTTATCTATATGTACTTTAGCAGAAGTCCATGCAAAAAGTTTCATCAGATCAGTCCAAGCAGTTCTGGAGACAAACAGTAGCCTTCATTAACCCAACCAGGCAGCAGCGACAACAAGTCATGCATACATAGATCCTCAGGCCTGGATTCTGAAACCATCAAAAACGAAAGAATAGCAATGCCTAGAAGAACTGTTCTCAAGCTAATATTGCAAGCATGACAGTCATACAGACAATCAGACAGACATGTACGGACGCCTCCACTGCGTCTCTGTTGCCTGAGTCACTGTATGTGCACAATGCTGACTGCTATGTGTCAGTATTTTTGGGACGCAATGCAGGCTTGCATGCAATCTTAGAATAACAGCAATAACCTTTATGAATCTCTTTTTCCAGATTTTGGTGGATACCATGGGGTTAAAGAGAAAGATgacaattataattataacttTAAGCTGTGTATTCTGAGCTTAATACAGAACCTACACAGAACCTTCTTGTTATTCTAGCTGATTTGTGACTGAATCTGCACTCTGCTGCTTCTGATTAAATGACTTGCCATCAATACTGATTGATTAACTGGGACTTTCAAATTGTAACCACTGTATTGAGATATATTGAAAACGTAGGAACAGAAGCATAAAGAGCAGTCCTGGCAGGTTAGATGTTCCAATGACAGTTTCTACAGACCTGCTGCACTCTGATAAACTCGAATGTCTTGCTTCCATCTGCAACTGGGATTAAGATGAAAGCGGTTTTATCTTGATCAAGTTTGTTTCCTTTGGCAATT contains:
- the LOC121330960 gene encoding putative tyrosine-protein phosphatase auxilin isoform X3 gives rise to the protein MSLLGGYKKKTGYHGYESLQLVDSSGDFNNGERAGNTQGENSTEARLAAKGGPVIQEDCSTMDSSGASSPDMEASPGGGLLDIVKGGAGRLFSNLKDNLKDTLKDTSSKVMQSVASYTKGELDISYITSRVIEIHKVMSYPAEAVEIGYRNHIEDVRLFLDSRHMDHYTVFNLSQKLYRTARFHNRVSECSWPSRQAPSLHNLFAVCKNMHNFLQQNPKNVCVIHCMSKDGRAPSGVLVCAMFCFCHLFNNPLPAIQLLNSKRPGSALWPSHRRYIDYVCRMVSEKPTLPHCKALIIKSVTMSPVPSFNKQRTGCRPFCDILIGETKIFSTAQEYERMREHKVMEGKVMIPLGVSVHGDVVVSLFHMRSTIGGRLQAKLTSTQIFQLQFHTGFIAPGTTVLKFTKPELDACDSPDKYPQLFHVVLEIEVEAADKQMDLTSPWEHFPTKDLSPSILFSCHQEHQDALAVGGRPLSGDKEPHQDNLRNAGAGQTTFFSSTPWQDPSKGHPSTEDKAALMHEDSEPSDDELLSLSSQQSNTSNEKQPPQQQGTPKSSKRQEAQPTPTPATPPQLLEDVDLLGLDGGLGEKAFAGQQQPPPTNADLLSDLFGASTPASPSHRPQPDSKPASAQSTPRKAALSSSPCPSPAFDAFGSGPIPAGQEFLGSFLGPGRTSPVPPTTPTVNIQQPNLMGGWEWSKPVPAGGFGMGSKSACTSPTGSLHSTPTHQSKPQTLDPFADIGALGVNLGGSGFSSKPTTPTGTEGAFPPMGSPQKPSPQHTAGGSWQQNAGYSWQQGGSSRQPQQGKPAPPPMPHSSPQNRPNYNVSFSANTSGKSPASFGTKPKTPHANFDDLLSSQGFSSAKDKKGPRTIAEMRKEEMAKEMDPEKLKLLDWIEGKERNIRALLSTMHTVLWEGETKWKQVGMADLVTPEQVKKVYRKAVLVVHPDKATGQPYEQYAKMIFIELNDAWSEFESQGLKPLY
- the LOC121330960 gene encoding putative tyrosine-protein phosphatase auxilin isoform X8: MSLLGGYKKKTGYHGYESLQLVDSSGDFNNGERAGNTQGENSTEARLAAKGGPVIQEDCSTMDSSGASSPDMEASPGGGLLDIVKGGAGRLFSNLKDNLKDTLKDTSSKVMQSVASYTKGELDISYITSRVIEIHKVMSYPAEAVEIGYRNHIEDVRLFLDSRHMDHYTVFNLSQKLYRTARFHNRVSECSWPSRQAPSLHNLFAVCKNMHNFLQQNPKNVCVIHCMSKDGRAPSGVLVCAMFCFCHLFNNPLPAIQLLNSKRPGSALWPSHRRYIDYVCRMVSEKPTLPHCKALIIKSVTMSPVPSFNKQRTGCRPFCDILIGETKIFSTAQEYERMREHKVMEGKVMIPLGVSVHGDVVVSLFHMRSTIGGRLQAKLTSTQIFQLQFHTGFIAPGTTVLKFTKPELDACDSPDKYPQLFHVVLEIEVEAADKQMDLTSPWEHFPTKDLSPSILFSCHQEHQDALAVGDPSKGHPSTEDKAALMHEDSEPSDDELLSLSSQQSNTSNEKQPPQQQGTPKSSKRQEAQPTPTPATPPQLLEDVDLLGLDGGLGEKAFAGQQQPPPTNADLLSDLFGASTPASPSHRPQPDSKPASAQSTPRKAALSSSPCPSPGEAFDAFGSGPIPAGQEFLGSFLGPGRTSPVPPTTPTVNIQQPNLMGGWEWSKPVPAGGFGMGSKSACTSPTGSLHSTPTHQSKPQTLDPFADIGALGVNLGGSGFSSKPTTPTGTEGAFPPMGSPQKPSPQHTAGGSWQQNAGYSWQQGGSSRQPQQGKPAPPPMPHSSPQNRPNYNVSFSANTSGKSPASFGTKPKTPHANFDDLLSSQGFSSAKDKKGPRTIAEMRKEEMAKEMDPEKLKLLDWIEGKERNIRALLSTMHTVLWEGETKWKQVGMADLVTPEQVKKVYRKAVLVVHPDKATGQPYEQYAKMIFIELNDAWSEFESQGLKPLY
- the LOC121330960 gene encoding putative tyrosine-protein phosphatase auxilin isoform X5, which gives rise to MSLLGGYKKKTGYHGYESLQLVDSSGDFNNGERAGNTQGENSTEARLAAKGGPVIQEDCSTMDSSDMEASPGGGLLDIVKGGAGRLFSNLKDNLKDTLKDTSSKVMQSVASYTKGELDISYITSRVIEIHKVMSYPAEAVEIGYRNHIEDVRLFLDSRHMDHYTVFNLSQKLYRTARFHNRVSECSWPSRQAPSLHNLFAVCKNMHNFLQQNPKNVCVIHCMSKDGRAPSGVLVCAMFCFCHLFNNPLPAIQLLNSKRPGSALWPSHRRYIDYVCRMVSEKPTLPHCKALIIKSVTMSPVPSFNKQRTGCRPFCDILIGETKIFSTAQEYERMREHKVMEGKVMIPLGVSVHGDVVVSLFHMRSTIGGRLQAKLTSTQIFQLQFHTGFIAPGTTVLKFTKPELDACDSPDKYPQLFHVVLEIEVEAADKQMDLTSPWEHFPTKDLSPSILFSCHQEHQDALAVGGRPLSGDKEPHQDNLRNAGAGQTTFFSSTPWQDPSKGHPSTEDKAALMHEDSEPSDDELLSLSSQQSNTSNEKQPPQQQGTPKSSKRQEAQPTPTPATPPQLLEDVDLLGLDGGLGEKAFAGQQQPPPTNADLLSDLFGASTPASPSHRPQPDSKPASAQSTPRKAALSSSPCPSPGEAFDAFGSGPIPAGQEFLGSFLGPGRTSPVPPTTPTVNIQQPNLMGGWEWSKPVPAGGFGMGSKSACTSPTGSLHSTPTHQSKPQTLDPFADIGALGVNLGGSGFSSKPTTPTGTEGAFPPMGSPQKPSPQHTAGGSWQQNAGYSWQQGGSSRQPQQGKPAPPPMPHSSPQNRPNYNVSFSANTSGKSPASFGTKPKTPHANFDDLLSSQGFSSAKDKKGPRTIAEMRKEEMAKEMDPEKLKLLDWIEGKERNIRALLSTMHTVLWEGETKWKQVGMADLVTPEQVKKVYRKAVLVVHPDKATGQPYEQYAKMIFIELNDAWSEFESQGLKPLY
- the LOC121330960 gene encoding putative tyrosine-protein phosphatase auxilin isoform X4, translating into MSLLGGYKKKTGYHGYESLQLVDSSGDFNNGERAGNTQGENSTEARLAAKGGPVIQEDCSTMDSSGASSPDMEASPGGGLLDIVKGGAGRLFSNLKDNLKDTLKDTSSKVMQSVASYTKGELDISYITSRVIVMSYPAEAVEIGYRNHIEDVRLFLDSRHMDHYTVFNLSQKLYRTARFHNRVSECSWPSRQAPSLHNLFAVCKNMHNFLQQNPKNVCVIHCMSKDGRAPSGVLVCAMFCFCHLFNNPLPAIQLLNSKRPGSALWPSHRRYIDYVCRMVSEKPTLPHCKALIIKSVTMSPVPSFNKQRTGCRPFCDILIGETKIFSTAQEYERMREHKVMEGKVMIPLGVSVHGDVVVSLFHMRSTIGGRLQAKLTSTQIFQLQFHTGFIAPGTTVLKFTKPELDACDSPDKYPQLFHVVLEIEVEAADKQMDLTSPWEHFPTKDLSPSILFSCHQEHQDALAVGGRPLSGDKEPHQDNLRNAGAGQTTFFSSTPWQDPSKGHPSTEDKAALMHEDSEPSDDELLSLSSQQSNTSNEKQPPQQQGTPKSSKRQEAQPTPTPATPPQLLEDVDLLGLDGGLGEKAFAGQQQPPPTNADLLSDLFGASTPASPSHRPQPDSKPASAQSTPRKAALSSSPCPSPGEAFDAFGSGPIPAGQEFLGSFLGPGRTSPVPPTTPTVNIQQPNLMGGWEWSKPVPAGGFGMGSKSACTSPTGSLHSTPTHQSKPQTLDPFADIGALGVNLGGSGFSSKPTTPTGTEGAFPPMGSPQKPSPQHTAGGSWQQNAGYSWQQGGSSRQPQQGKPAPPPMPHSSPQNRPNYNVSFSANTSGKSPASFGTKPKTPHANFDDLLSSQGFSSAKDKKGPRTIAEMRKEEMAKEMDPEKLKLLDWIEGKERNIRALLSTMHTVLWEGETKWKQVGMADLVTPEQVKKVYRKAVLVVHPDKATGQPYEQYAKMIFIELNDAWSEFESQGLKPLY
- the LOC121330960 gene encoding putative tyrosine-protein phosphatase auxilin isoform X10, with the protein product MDSSGASSPDMEASPGGGLLDIVKGGAGRLFSNLKDNLKDTLKDTSSKVMQSVASYTKGELDISYITSRVIEIHKVMSYPAEAVEIGYRNHIEDVRLFLDSRHMDHYTVFNLSQKLYRTARFHNRVSECSWPSRQAPSLHNLFAVCKNMHNFLQQNPKNVCVIHCMSKDGRAPSGVLVCAMFCFCHLFNNPLPAIQLLNSKRPGSALWPSHRRYIDYVCRMVSEKPTLPHCKALIIKSVTMSPVPSFNKQRTGCRPFCDILIGETKIFSTAQEYERMREHKVMEGKVMIPLGVSVHGDVVVSLFHMRSTIGGRLQAKLTSTQIFQLQFHTGFIAPGTTVLKFTKPELDACDSPDKYPQLFHVVLEIEVEAADKQMDLTSPWEHFPTKDLSPSILFSCHQEHQDALAVGGRPLSGDKEPHQDNLRNAGAGQTTFFSSTPWQDPSKGHPSTEDKAALMHEDSEPSDDELLSLSSQQSNTSNEKQPPQQQGTPKSSKRQEAQPTPTPATPPQLLEDVDLLGLDGGLGEKAFAGQQQPPPTNADLLSDLFGASTPASPSHRPQPDSKPASAQSTPRKAALSSSPCPSPGEAFDAFGSGPIPAGQEFLGSFLGPGRTSPVPPTTPTVNIQQPNLMGGWEWSKPVPAGGFGMGSKSACTSPTGSLHSTPTHQSKPQTLDPFADIGALGVNLGGSGFSSKPTTPTGTEGAFPPMGSPQKPSPQHTAGGSWQQNAGYSWQQGGSSRQPQQGKPAPPPMPHSSPQNRPNYNVSFSANTSGKSPASFGTKPKTPHANFDDLLSSQGFSSAKDKKGPRTIAEMRKEEMAKEMDPEKLKLLDWIEGKERNIRALLSTMHTVLWEGETKWKQVGMADLVTPEQVKKVYRKAVLVVHPDKATGQPYEQYAKMIFIELNDAWSEFESQGLKPLY
- the LOC121330960 gene encoding putative tyrosine-protein phosphatase auxilin isoform X7; amino-acid sequence: MSLLGGYKKKTGYHGYESLQLVDSSGDFNNGERAGNTQGENSTEARLAAKGGPVIQEDCSTMDSSDMEASPGGGLLDIVKGGAGRLFSNLKDNLKDTLKDTSSKVMQSVASYTKGELDISYITSRVIVMSYPAEAVEIGYRNHIEDVRLFLDSRHMDHYTVFNLSQKLYRTARFHNRVSECSWPSRQAPSLHNLFAVCKNMHNFLQQNPKNVCVIHCMDGRAPSGVLVCAMFCFCHLFNNPLPAIQLLNSKRPGSALWPSHRRYIDYVCRMVSEKPTLPHCKALIIKSVTMSPVPSFNKQRTGCRPFCDILIGETKIFSTAQEYERMREHKVMEGKVMIPLGVSVHGDVVVSLFHMRSTIGGRLQAKLTSTQIFQLQFHTGFIAPGTTVLKFTKPELDACDSPDKYPQLFHVVLEIEVEAADKQMDLTSPWEHFPTKDLSPSILFSCHQEHQDALAVGGRPLSGDKEPHQDNLRNAGAGQTTFFSSTPWQDPSKGHPSTEDKAALMHEDSEPSDDELLSLSSQQSNTSNEKQPPQQQGTPKSSKRQEAQPTPTPATPPQLLEDVDLLGLDGGLGEKAFAGQQQPPPTNADLLSDLFGASTPASPSHRPQPDSKPASAQSTPRKAALSSSPCPSPGEAFDAFGSGPIPAGQEFLGSFLGPGRTSPVPPTTPTVNIQQPNLMGGWEWSKPVPAGGFGMGSKSACTSPTGSLHSTPTHQSKPQTLDPFADIGALGVNLGGSGFSSKPTTPTGTEGAFPPMGSPQKPSPQHTAGGSWQQNAGYSWQQGGSSRQPQQGKPAPPPMPHSSPQNRPNYNVSFSANTSGKSPASFGTKPKTPHANFDDLLSSQGFSSAKDKKGPRTIAEMRKEEMAKEMDPEKLKLLDWIEGKERNIRALLSTMHTVLWEGETKWKQVGMADLVTPEQVKKVYRKAVLVVHPDKATGQPYEQYAKMIFIELNDAWSEFESQGLKPLY